Proteins encoded by one window of Cylindrospermum stagnale PCC 7417:
- a CDS encoding glucose 1-dehydrogenase yields the protein MKGLTGKNALITGASSGIGQAIAIRLAQEGCNIAINYRKQAEDAENTEELAMQKACADIENCRVKSLLVQGDVSQEEDITEIVNHVVEKFGSVDILVNNAGIQTECPSHEITAADFDQVIAVNLRGAFLCARETIKHLLSSKRPGVIINISSVHEIIPRPMYLSYSISKGGMENLTKTLALEYANQNIRVNAVAPGATITPINEAWTDDPEKKAIVESHIPMNRAGTAAEMAAAVAFLASDEAAYITGQTLFVDGGLTLYADFREAWSA from the coding sequence ATGAAAGGATTAACCGGAAAAAACGCTTTAATTACAGGTGCTAGTTCAGGCATTGGACAAGCGATCGCCATTCGACTAGCCCAAGAAGGCTGCAACATCGCCATTAACTACCGCAAACAGGCAGAAGATGCGGAAAATACTGAAGAGTTGGCAATGCAAAAAGCCTGTGCAGATATCGAAAATTGCCGTGTCAAGTCACTGCTGGTTCAGGGAGATGTTTCCCAGGAAGAAGATATCACGGAAATTGTGAATCATGTTGTTGAGAAATTTGGCAGTGTGGATATTTTAGTTAATAATGCCGGAATTCAAACAGAATGCCCATCCCACGAAATCACCGCCGCAGATTTTGACCAAGTGATTGCAGTCAATCTCCGGGGAGCTTTTCTCTGTGCCCGTGAAACTATTAAACACCTTTTATCCTCCAAGCGTCCGGGAGTAATTATCAATATTTCCAGCGTCCATGAAATTATTCCCAGACCAATGTATCTCAGCTACTCCATTAGCAAAGGCGGCATGGAAAACCTGACCAAAACCCTAGCCTTGGAATATGCTAACCAAAATATTCGCGTTAACGCTGTGGCGCCGGGAGCGACGATTACGCCCATCAATGAAGCCTGGACAGATGATCCTGAAAAAAAGGCGATCGTTGAAAGTCACATTCCCATGAATCGGGCTGGTACTGCGGCAGAAATGGCAGCAGCAGTAGCTTTTTTAGCTTCAGACGAAGCCGCCTACATCACCGGACAAACCCTGTTTGTAGATGGTGGGTTGACCCTATATGCAGACTTTCGAGAAGCTTGGTCAGCGTAG
- a CDS encoding type II toxin-antitoxin system HicA family toxin, whose translation MPKKIRELKSLLKKAGFVYRSAKGSHTRWYHPLLPSDPITISGKEMTLNLI comes from the coding sequence ATGCCTAAAAAAATCAGAGAGTTAAAAAGTTTATTAAAAAAAGCAGGTTTTGTTTATCGTTCAGCAAAAGGAAGTCATACCCGTTGGTATCATCCTTTATTACCAAGTGATCCTATTACAATTTCTGGTAAAGAGATGACGCTAAACCTTATATAG
- a CDS encoding type II toxin-antitoxin system HicB family antitoxin yields MNLPYTIIIQWSGEDQCYLVHLPEFPTQKYHTHGETYEEALHNAQEVLEMLVEEYQQDSKALPLTKSLEQLINVA; encoded by the coding sequence ATGAATTTACCTTACACAATTATTATTCAATGGAGTGGTGAAGACCAATGTTATTTAGTTCATTTACCAGAATTTCCCACCCAAAAATATCATACTCATGGTGAAACTTATGAAGAGGCTTTACATAATGCTCAGGAAGTTTTAGAAATGCTAGTTGAAGAATATCAGCAAGACAGCAAAGCTTTACCATTAACTAAATCTTTAGAACAGTTAATCAATGTTGCTTGA
- a CDS encoding UPF0182 family protein: MLWKWCFRVFVVFLGLLLLWDLGSRLGAEIFWFQEVGYLQVFLLRIVTQGSLWVVVAGITAAYLLGNLAVAQRLKYPQSLKTEQVRARELKNFLSPLYTRGNETRILESQHWQLRLPWLLPLALGLSLLVGLILVHYGEIAVAYWHSEVNQASLAVPGWFRAEIIWQQLRRMASQTWYFGLVLGMAIALLIYPQFFLRAIAILLSVGFGLMLSQHWAKVLQYFHPTPFNNTEPLFGRDISFYIFSLPVWELLELWLTGLCLYALVAVTLTYLLSGDSLSQGVFPGFSQQQLRHLSGLGGCLLLVVSLSYWLSCYELVYSSRGVSYGASYTDVMAELPAYKVLSILAVAIAFYLLWRTIFWQPKSQHQRFVVYGLGAYLLLVVAGDFVLPELVQYLIVQPNELQREEPYIQRTIALTRQAFNLEAIDARTFNPQGKLTEADIKANELTIRNIRLWDQRPLLATNRQLQQIRPYYKFPDADIDRYTIKTDVTAPRPQKPPDQEAIEPTERRQVLLAARELDYSAVPQQAQTWVNRSLIYTHGYGFTVSPVNTVASGGLPEYFVKDISGNESALTTSSEAIRESIPIGQPRIYFGEITNNYVMTGTRVRELDYPSGRDNVYNTYDGLGGIQIGSLWRRWLFAMYLKDWQMVLTRDFLPETKVLFRRNINQRIRAIAPFLQFDKDPYLVAVDANSDDANQQFPGKENYLYWIVDGYTISDRYPYSDTGNDGINYIRNSVKVVIDAYHGSITFYIADAKDPIIATWSAIFPKLFKPLSAMPVNLRNHIRYPEDLFKIQSERLMIYHMTDAQVFYNREDQWQIPNEIYGSETRQVEPYYLITSLPTVPFEEFILFLPYTPKQRTNLIAWLAARSDGENYGKLLLYVFPKERLIYGTEQIEARINQDPVISQQISLWNRQGSRAIQGNLLVIPIEESLLYVEPIYLEATQNSLPTLVRVVVAYENRIVMAQTLEQALQAIFQPEVTPAPAIIRPLEEGTPPG; this comes from the coding sequence ATGTTGTGGAAATGGTGCTTTCGAGTATTTGTAGTATTCCTGGGGTTGTTACTACTTTGGGATCTGGGTTCCCGATTGGGTGCTGAGATTTTCTGGTTTCAGGAAGTCGGATATTTACAAGTATTTCTGCTGCGGATAGTAACCCAAGGTAGTTTATGGGTAGTCGTAGCTGGTATAACGGCTGCTTATTTACTGGGAAACTTGGCAGTGGCTCAACGGCTGAAGTATCCCCAGTCTTTAAAGACGGAGCAAGTCAGGGCTAGGGAGCTAAAAAATTTTCTCAGTCCTCTTTATACCAGAGGAAATGAAACCCGGATACTTGAATCGCAACATTGGCAATTAAGATTGCCTTGGCTGTTACCGTTAGCTTTGGGATTGAGTTTGTTGGTAGGGTTAATACTGGTACATTATGGTGAAATTGCTGTTGCTTACTGGCATTCGGAAGTTAATCAGGCTAGTTTAGCCGTTCCTGGCTGGTTTCGCGCAGAGATAATTTGGCAACAATTGAGGCGGATGGCTTCCCAAACTTGGTATTTTGGCTTGGTTTTGGGAATGGCGATCGCATTATTAATTTATCCCCAATTTTTCCTCAGGGCGATCGCTATTTTGTTAAGTGTCGGGTTTGGGCTGATGCTGTCTCAACACTGGGCCAAGGTGTTGCAATATTTCCACCCTACCCCCTTCAACAATACAGAGCCTTTATTCGGTCGAGATATCAGCTTCTACATCTTTTCGCTACCAGTCTGGGAACTGCTGGAACTTTGGTTGACAGGATTATGTTTGTATGCTTTGGTCGCCGTTACTCTTACCTATTTGCTATCGGGAGACAGTCTGAGTCAGGGAGTTTTTCCGGGTTTTTCCCAGCAGCAGCTGCGTCATTTATCCGGTTTGGGGGGCTGTTTGCTGTTGGTGGTATCCCTGAGTTATTGGCTGAGTTGTTATGAACTAGTTTATTCGTCCCGTGGGGTGAGTTATGGTGCCAGCTATACCGATGTGATGGCAGAGTTGCCAGCCTACAAGGTTTTGTCCATTTTGGCAGTAGCGATCGCATTTTACCTGCTATGGCGAACAATCTTTTGGCAACCAAAATCTCAGCATCAGCGCTTCGTAGTTTATGGATTGGGGGCTTATTTATTGCTGGTTGTAGCAGGTGACTTTGTTTTACCTGAGTTGGTGCAATATTTAATAGTCCAGCCCAACGAATTGCAACGTGAAGAACCCTACATTCAGCGGACTATTGCTTTAACTCGGCAGGCATTCAATTTAGAAGCAATTGATGCCAGAACCTTCAACCCCCAAGGAAAACTGACTGAAGCTGATATCAAAGCCAATGAGTTAACCATTCGCAATATTCGCCTTTGGGATCAGCGGCCTCTGTTAGCAACTAACCGCCAGCTGCAACAAATTCGACCATACTATAAGTTTCCTGACGCCGATATTGACCGCTACACCATCAAAACAGATGTAACTGCACCTCGCCCCCAAAAGCCACCAGACCAAGAAGCAATCGAACCAACAGAACGGCGGCAGGTACTGCTCGCTGCACGGGAATTAGACTACAGTGCTGTGCCGCAGCAAGCTCAGACCTGGGTTAACCGCAGTTTAATTTATACTCACGGTTATGGTTTTACAGTCAGTCCAGTAAATACAGTTGCTTCCGGTGGACTACCAGAATATTTTGTTAAAGATATTAGCGGTAATGAAAGCGCCCTCACCACTTCCAGTGAAGCTATTCGTGAAAGCATTCCCATTGGGCAACCCCGGATTTATTTTGGTGAAATTACTAATAATTATGTGATGACTGGCACCAGGGTTAGAGAACTAGATTATCCCAGTGGCAGAGACAATGTTTACAATACTTACGATGGCTTGGGTGGAATTCAAATCGGTTCGCTGTGGCGACGGTGGCTATTTGCCATGTACCTGAAGGATTGGCAGATGGTACTCACACGGGACTTTTTGCCAGAGACGAAGGTATTATTTCGGCGGAATATTAATCAACGAATTCGCGCGATCGCACCTTTCTTGCAATTTGACAAAGATCCCTATTTAGTTGCGGTTGATGCCAATTCTGATGATGCTAATCAACAGTTTCCTGGTAAAGAAAATTACCTTTATTGGATTGTTGATGGCTATACAATAAGCGATCGCTATCCCTACTCAGACACGGGTAACGATGGGATCAACTACATTCGTAACTCCGTCAAAGTAGTGATTGATGCCTACCACGGCAGCATTACCTTTTACATTGCCGATGCCAAAGACCCGATAATTGCCACTTGGTCAGCGATATTTCCCAAGCTGTTCAAACCGCTGAGTGCCATGCCAGTCAACCTCCGCAACCATATCCGTTACCCGGAGGACTTATTCAAAATTCAATCTGAGCGGTTGATGATTTACCACATGACTGACGCCCAAGTGTTTTATAACCGGGAAGACCAGTGGCAAATACCGAATGAAATCTATGGCAGTGAAACCCGTCAGGTAGAGCCATATTACTTAATTACCAGCCTCCCCACCGTCCCCTTTGAGGAATTTATTCTATTTTTGCCCTACACCCCCAAACAGCGGACAAATTTAATTGCTTGGTTAGCGGCGCGGTCAGATGGTGAGAACTACGGAAAGTTGCTGCTGTATGTCTTTCCTAAAGAACGTCTGATTTACGGAACAGAGCAAATTGAAGCGCGGATTAACCAAGATCCCGTAATTTCTCAGCAAATTTCTCTGTGGAATCGCCAGGGTTCGAGAGCGATTCAGGGTAATCTTTTGGTGATTCCCATTGAGGAATCTCTGCTATATGTTGAGCCAATTTATTTAGAAGCAACACAAAACAGTTTGCCAACTTTGGTGCGGGTAGTTGTGGCTTACGAAAACCGAATTGTCATGGCGCAAACTTTGGAACAAGCATTGCAGGCAATTTTTCAACCAGAGGTTACACCAGCGCCGGCGATTATTCGTCCTTTAGAGGAGGGAACGCCACCGGGTTAG
- a CDS encoding cyclic nucleotide-binding domain-containing protein has translation MLTSVDRLLFVRRVPIFKELRDDFIVRLASVMNELSYPANYSIFKQGEEGRSLYIVVSGRVKVHIGDTKLAEVEQGKYFGEMAVFDTEPRSASVTTLEPCECLELTQEQLYDAIEETPEIAVNIIRELSRLVRRLNDNMNAIRLNN, from the coding sequence ATGCTTACCAGCGTTGACCGTTTATTATTTGTCCGGCGAGTCCCAATTTTTAAGGAATTGCGGGATGACTTTATTGTGCGACTGGCTTCAGTGATGAACGAACTGTCATATCCAGCTAATTACAGCATCTTTAAACAGGGAGAAGAGGGGCGATCGCTCTATATTGTTGTTTCAGGGCGCGTCAAAGTTCACATTGGGGATACAAAATTAGCAGAGGTGGAACAAGGAAAATACTTTGGGGAAATGGCAGTATTTGATACTGAACCCCGTTCCGCTTCTGTAACCACCTTGGAACCTTGCGAATGTTTGGAACTCACACAAGAGCAACTTTATGACGCCATTGAAGAAACTCCGGAAATTGCCGTGAATATTATTCGTGAGTTATCTCGTCTGGTTCGCAGACTGAATGACAACATGAATGCAATCCGGTTAAACAATTAA
- a CDS encoding cobyrinate a,c-diamide synthase yields MSIIIAGERSGVGKTTVTLTLLASLCRRGAKVQSFKVGPDYIDPMFHQRVTGRACRNLDTVLTSESYVQQCFKRHSQECEYALVEGVMGLFDGVGYGKENQLPITNYPLPTDFASTAHIARLLDIPVVLVIDCSRLSGSVAAIAHGYSSFDARIKIIGVVLNRVGSDRHLSLLKSSLEPLQLPVLGVLRRQDNITIPDRHLGLIPSDELPELNAVIDRLADLGDTCFDWDQLLPILQSQSLPITHYPLPITHYPVKIAVARDRAFNFYYQDNLDLLQQLGAELVEWSPLTDALLPQNVQGMYFGGGFPEVFAQQLAENTSARDAVKTAILALMPTIAECGGLMYLCEQIVDFEAKPWSMVGVLPTSAQMGGSLTLGYRRAIALQDSLLVPVGANVYGHEFHRSRLISPPNQPLFATSRYDCEENTGFEGWSLPTLHASYVHQHWGETVEIPQRFLRQCREFRLS; encoded by the coding sequence ATGTCTATAATTATTGCTGGAGAACGTAGTGGGGTGGGTAAGACAACAGTAACGCTCACCCTTTTAGCATCTTTATGCCGTCGCGGTGCAAAGGTACAATCTTTTAAGGTGGGGCCAGATTATATTGACCCGATGTTTCATCAGCGTGTTACTGGTCGCGCTTGTCGGAATTTAGACACGGTGCTGACTTCGGAAAGTTATGTACAGCAATGTTTTAAGCGTCATTCTCAAGAATGTGAATATGCGCTTGTAGAAGGGGTGATGGGACTTTTTGATGGTGTTGGATATGGTAAAGAAAACCAATTACCAATTACCAATTACCCATTACCTACTGACTTTGCTAGTACAGCGCACATTGCACGGTTATTAGATATCCCTGTGGTATTAGTAATTGATTGCAGTCGCTTGTCTGGTTCGGTGGCAGCGATCGCACACGGTTATTCTTCTTTTGATGCCAGAATTAAGATAATTGGCGTGGTGCTGAATCGTGTGGGAAGCGATCGCCATTTATCTTTGCTCAAAAGTTCCCTAGAACCTCTACAATTACCCGTTCTCGGCGTTTTGCGGCGACAAGATAACATCACTATACCCGATCGCCATTTGGGTTTAATACCGTCAGATGAACTCCCAGAACTGAATGCTGTTATTGATCGTCTGGCTGATTTGGGCGATACCTGCTTTGACTGGGATCAACTACTACCAATCTTGCAATCACAATCATTACCCATTACCCATTACCCATTACCCATCACCCATTACCCAGTTAAAATTGCAGTTGCACGCGATCGCGCTTTTAATTTCTACTACCAAGATAATCTTGATTTACTACAACAGTTAGGCGCAGAACTAGTCGAATGGAGTCCGCTTACAGATGCTCTCTTACCACAGAACGTGCAGGGAATGTATTTCGGCGGTGGTTTTCCCGAAGTTTTTGCCCAGCAACTAGCAGAAAATACCAGCGCCCGTGATGCAGTGAAAACAGCAATATTGGCTCTAATGCCAACCATCGCCGAATGTGGGGGCTTGATGTATTTGTGTGAGCAAATTGTCGATTTTGAGGCTAAACCTTGGTCGATGGTGGGGGTTTTGCCGACATCTGCTCAAATGGGTGGAAGTTTAACTTTAGGCTATCGTCGCGCGATCGCATTGCAAGATAGTCTGTTAGTACCAGTAGGGGCGAATGTTTACGGACACGAGTTTCATCGTTCCCGTTTAATATCACCCCCCAATCAGCCCTTATTTGCCACTTCTCGCTACGATTGTGAGGAAAATACGGGATTTGAGGGTTGGAGTTTACCGACTCTCCACGCCTCTTATGTGCATCAACACTGGGGGGAAACTGTGGAGATTCCCCAGCGGTTTCTTCGGCAATGTCGGGAATTTAGACTTTCGTAG
- a CDS encoding mannan-binding lectin, which translates to MYLRGATIMSIQITKISSGLFVELSIAEQQFLSGGRDVNAGPIYNRLDAKDKCPRTCGSVGATWNGQWDSNIPNQSSVCGCV; encoded by the coding sequence ATGTACCTTAGAGGAGCTACAATCATGTCAATTCAAATCACCAAAATTAGCTCGGGTCTATTTGTAGAGCTATCCATAGCAGAACAGCAGTTTCTTTCTGGAGGTCGAGATGTTAACGCCGGCCCTATCTACAACAGGCTTGACGCGAAAGACAAATGTCCTAGAACCTGCGGTTCAGTCGGTGCGACATGGAATGGCCAGTGGGATTCAAATATTCCAAACCAAAGTTCTGTCTGTGGTTGTGTATAG
- the opcA gene encoding glucose-6-phosphate dehydrogenase assembly protein OpcA has product MAPQAPTIFSLQAPKDVSLTEIEAELTQIWQSYGMTGEDGGLPAATRATTFTLVVYEPEETQYLLAASGFYNGPIDGILGPQTETALREVQKQYELPETGTPTRDTLAILREEAAKRQRNGGSINGGGISYNSSPTIADEIAIRNPCRIIALCPVAGEDEGVKAQVSAYCPIQKQSSSTLICCEYITLSGTASALERIGGMIPALLIGGLPKFLWWKATPDPNNSLFKRLAAVCNNVIVDSCHFNEPESVLLSLEELVENGIPLADLNWRRLAAWQELTAEAYDSPNRRAALREVDRVTIDYEKGNPAQGLLFLGWLASRLNWEPVSYQRESGDYDITRIQFVAQDQRQVEAELAGVPVADVGDIVGDLIALRLSSTNPKADCGTVICSETGGCMRMETHGGAQSAGLYQQVSSLSEQKAEVLLSQQVQRWGREALFEESLGAIAKTLKLAN; this is encoded by the coding sequence ATGGCTCCCCAAGCTCCTACCATTTTTTCACTTCAGGCACCAAAGGATGTTTCGCTCACAGAAATAGAAGCGGAACTAACTCAAATTTGGCAAAGTTACGGCATGACCGGCGAGGACGGTGGGCTGCCTGCTGCTACCCGCGCCACGACATTTACTTTAGTGGTTTACGAACCGGAAGAAACCCAATATCTGTTGGCTGCTTCGGGATTTTACAATGGGCCAATTGATGGGATTTTAGGGCCGCAAACAGAAACAGCCCTACGGGAAGTTCAAAAGCAATATGAACTTCCAGAAACTGGTACACCGACAAGGGACACCCTCGCCATCTTGCGAGAAGAAGCAGCCAAACGTCAGCGCAATGGTGGATCTATTAATGGTGGCGGTATTAGCTATAACTCCAGCCCGACGATTGCCGATGAAATCGCTATCCGCAACCCCTGCCGCATTATTGCCCTATGTCCAGTTGCTGGGGAAGATGAAGGGGTCAAGGCGCAAGTTTCTGCTTATTGCCCGATTCAAAAGCAATCTTCTAGTACACTCATCTGCTGTGAATATATAACTCTCAGCGGCACCGCCTCCGCCTTGGAACGTATAGGTGGCATGATTCCAGCATTGTTGATTGGTGGCTTGCCGAAGTTTCTCTGGTGGAAGGCAACACCAGACCCGAATAACTCTTTATTCAAACGACTGGCAGCAGTCTGCAATAATGTGATTGTCGATTCTTGCCACTTTAACGAGCCAGAAAGTGTTCTACTCAGCTTAGAAGAGTTGGTAGAAAATGGTATACCTCTAGCTGACTTAAACTGGCGACGTTTGGCAGCATGGCAGGAGTTGACAGCTGAGGCTTACGACTCTCCTAACCGTCGGGCTGCTTTGAGGGAAGTTGACCGCGTGACGATTGATTATGAAAAAGGCAACCCTGCTCAAGGATTGTTGTTTTTGGGTTGGCTGGCAAGTCGCTTAAATTGGGAGCCAGTTTCTTATCAAAGGGAAAGCGGAGATTATGATATAACTCGCATTCAGTTTGTTGCTCAAGATCAACGACAAGTAGAAGCAGAGTTAGCAGGAGTCCCGGTTGCTGATGTCGGTGACATTGTTGGTGACTTGATTGCTCTGCGTCTAAGTTCCACTAATCCCAAGGCAGACTGTGGTACAGTCATTTGCTCAGAAACTGGTGGTTGTATGCGGATGGAAACACATGGTGGTGCTCAGTCCGCAGGTCTGTATCAACAGGTAAGTTCACTTTCGGAACAAAAGGCGGAAGTGTTGTTGAGTCAGCAGGTACAACGCTGGGGTCGTGAGGCTCTGTTTGAAGAAAGCCTGGGTGCGATCGCGAAAACTTTAAAGTTGGCTAATTAA